GCCATCGGCACCCCGCTCACCGCCCTGACCCTGTTCCAGACGCCGGGCCCCGAGGCGTGGCATCCCAACCCCGAGTTCTTCTTCCAGCCGGGGGCCGGGCCGCTGTTCGACATGGGCCCCTACTACCTGACGACCCTGGTGACCCTGTTCGGCCCGGCGGCGCGGGTGTCCGCGGTCGGCCGCAGGGCCAGGGACGAGCGGGTCGTCGGCTCCGGCCCCAAGGCCGGGGCGCGGTTTCCGGTGGTGGTGCCCACCCACACGACCGCGCTCCTGGAATTCGCCGCGGGACAGGCGGCCACGCTGGTCTTCAGCTTCGACTCGCCGCTGCGCCGCACCGGGTTCGTCGAGATCACCGGTACCGAGGCGACCATGGAGGTGCCCGATCCCAACACCTTCGGCGGTGAGGTGCGGCTGCGCCGGGCCGACGACGACGAGTGGGTGCCGGTTCCCACCAAGGGCACCGAGGCCGGTCGCGGCCTGGGCGTGCTGGACATGGCCCAGGCCATCCGCGAGGGAAGGCCGCACCGGACCACCGGCGAGCTGGGCCTGCACGTCCTCGACACGATGATCGCCATCGCGGAGTCCGCGGAGCGGGGCGAGTTCGTGGAGATCGGGAGCACCTGCCGGGTGCCCGCCCCGCTGCCCGAGGGATGGGACCCGGCCGCGATCCGTTTCGGCTGACGGCGAGGACACGAGGGGCGGGCCGGGAGACGGCCCGCCCCTCGCGCGCGTCACTCGCCCGAGTCGTCGATCGCCCACGCGAGTGACCAGGCCGCCTCGGCTCCGTGGCCCCTTCACGGCGAGCGCCGGGCTGTCCGTCGTCGGCGGCGGTCCCCCGGCTTCCGCTCCGCGAGGGAGCCCCGGTGGGCGGTCGTGATCGGCGGGGCCGCTCCGGGGAGGAGCGGGGAGGTCTAGGGTGCCTGGTCGGCGGGGCCGACGATCCTCAGACCGGGGTCGGGGGACTTCTTGGAGGGCTCCCCGGAGGGCTCCTCCAGGCGGGCGCGGAGCCGGGTGCGGATCTCGTCCGGGGTGTACGCCTGCCGGCGGCGCTCGGCCCGCGCGATCACGACCCCGGTGGCCGCGACGCCCGCCACACCGGCCAGACCGAGTATCTTCCACCATCGCATGTGCCTACGCTATCGGAATGTCCGGCAAGAGCATCAGCCTCGATGAGGCCGTCAACCTGACCCGCACCGGCGACGTGTGGCTGTTCCGCGGTCGAACGGTGCCCGATCGAGCGATCCAGACCATGACGAACAGCCCCGTCAACCACGTCGGCATGTCGGTCGTCATCGACGACATGCCACCCCTGATGTGGCACGCCGAGCTGGGCCGCTCCCTGCCCGACCTGTGGTCGGGAACCCACCAGCGCGGCGTCCAACTGCACGACCTGCGGGAGGCGGTCACGGTCTGGGCCACCAGATACGGCCAGCGCGGCTGGCTGCGGCAGCTGGAGCCGCAGACCCCCCGCGAGATGGAGGACGCCGTCCTGCGCACCGTCGCCCGGCTGGACGGCACGCCCTTCCCGTCGACGGCCAGGCTCGCCGGCCGCTGGATGAGGGGGCGGGTGCCCAAGATCTTCAAACGGGGCGCGGAGGAGAGCGCCCTGGAGAGCGCCTACTGCGCCGAGGTCGTCGCGGTCACGTACGAGGCCATGGGGCTGCTGCCCGGAGGGCGGCGGCCGAACTGGTACGACCCCGGCCGCTTCTGGAGTGGTGACGACCTGGAGCTGACCGGCGGTTTCCGGCTCGGGGGAGAGATCACCGTGAAGCTGGGATAGTCCGCACGAGGAACGGGGAGGCGGGCACGGCCCCCGGCACCCAGGTGCCCGGCACCGCCCGCCCGGAGGTCGCGCGGGTCCTCGACGTCGGCGGCCTGGACCTGCGCCCCATCCCGTCCGGCCTGTCTCCTTCGCCAGGGAGCGGCTCGTGCCGCCGGGCGGGCCGGTTCCGGCGCCAGGCTCTCAGGCGAGCCGGGCGGGGAAGCCGCCGGTGGCGATGGGGCCCCAGCGCTCCGGGGTGACGCGCAGCAGCGACTTGCCCTGCCGCGCCATGGCCGCCCGATACTCGTCCCAGTCGGGATGCTCGCCGGAGATGGACCGGTAGTAGTCGACCAGCGGTTCGAGGGCCTCCGGCAGGTCGAGGACCTCGGCCGTGCCGTCCACCTGCACCCAGGGGCCGTCGAAGTCGTCCGACAGGACCACGACGCTCACCCGGGGGTCGCGGCGGGCGTTGGAGGTCTTGGCACGCTCGGGGTAGGTGGACACCACGATGCGGCCCTCGGCGTCGACGCCGCAGGCCACCGGGGACGCCTGCGGCCTGCCGTCGCGCCGTGCCGTGATGACCAGCGCGCGGTGGCGGCCACGGAGGAAGTCCAGAAGCCGGTCGCGGGAGACGACCTCGTTGGTTGCGATCTTTGGGCTCATGATTCCCACTCTACGGGGATACGGCACGCCCGAATTAACGCCCCACCGAATGGAAAATAGCTACCTCTCTCAGGAGATATGTGGTCAAGAGTCTTCTAATGGGGCATTTAGCACCAAATATCAGGGAATTGATCTCCAATGCAGGACATGAGTGGCTCGGGAACCCGCCGACGGACCCGGATGGCTCATCCGCCCAATCAAGGAGATAACCGTGAAGCAGAAGTCTCTTCTGGCATCGGCCCTGACCGTGCTCGCCCTGACCGCCGTCCCCGCCGCGCAGGCGGTCGCCGCCCCCGTACGGATCGTCTCTCCCACCCCGCTCCCGACCGACAGCGCCTCACCCACGGACTCCATGATGCCCAGCGAGAGCGCCGCGCCCACGGACAGCATGTCGCCCGAGCCTTCGGGTGCGATGACGGAGCCGTTCGGTCCCGGATGCGCGTCCCTGCCCGCCAGCGGCGAGGGCAGCCTCAGCGAGATGGCCTCGCAGCCGGTCGCCACCGCCGCCGCCGCCAACCCCTCCCTGTCCACGCTGGCCCAGGCGATCGAGCAGGCCGGCCTGACAGAGACGCTCAACTCCGCCAAGGACATCACGGTGTTCGCGCCCACCAACGAGGCGTTCGCCAAGATCCCGAAGGACCAGCTCGACAAGCTCCTGGCCGACAAGGCGGAGCTGACCAAGGTCCTGACCTACCACGTCGTGGAGGGGAAGAAGACTCCGGAGGAGCTGGCGAGCGGCGAGCTGACCACGATGCAGGGAGGGACGCTGACCGTCAAGGGCTCCGGTGAGGACTTCACCGTCAACGACGCCAAGGTCCTCTGTGGCAATATCCAGACCTCCAACGCCGTCGTCTACCTCGTCGACAAGGTGCTCATGCCGAAGTGAACGCGGTGAACGCGGTGAGTACGACGGCCGTGACGGCTGCGGCGGTCACGACGACCGCGGCGGCCGTCACGATCCCCGCGGCCGCCGTGCCCCTGACGGGAGAGCCGTGCCTCTGACAGGCCGGGCCCGTCTTCCGCTCGTGCCCGCGGCCCGCCCTGCCCGTCTCGTGCCCTCCGGTGATCAAGGGGGCGTTGTGTGACTAGTGCCCCGATCCGCGGGTAACTGGCCGTCACACGGCGGGAAGGCGGAGGGCATGAGCATCAAGGACAGGTTCGGGCCGAGGGCGCGGAGACTGCGGGCGGTGGCCCGCAAGGTCTTCGGCTGGCGGGACCTGCGGCCCGGACAGCTCGACGCCATGCGTCACCTGCTGGGCGGGGGCGACGCCCTCGTGGTCATGCCCACCGGCAGCGGCAAGTCGGCCGTCTACCAGGTGCCGGCACTGCTGCTCGACGGGCCCACCGTCGTCGTCTCACCGCTCATCGCCCTCCAGCGCGACCAGGTCGCCGGGCTGGCCGAGGCCGACGCGGGCGGAGCGGTCGCGGTCAACTCCGCGCAGTCCGGTGGCGAGGCGTCCCTGGAGGCCGTACGGGCGGGCACGGCCGAGTTCGTGTTCCTCTCACCCGAGCAGCTCGCCAAACCGGAGACGGTCGAGCGACTGCGCGCCGCGCGGCCCTCGCTGATCGCGGTGGACGAGGCGCACTGCGTGTCGGCGTGGGGCCACGACTTCCGGCCCGACTACCTGAGGCTGGGCCAGGTCATCGAGCGGCTGGGGCATCCGCCGGTGGTGGCGCTGACCGCCACGGCCGCCCCCGCGGTACGCGAGGAGATCGTCGCCGCCCTCGGCCTGAGGAACGTCCGCCAGGTCGTGCGGGGCTTCGACCGGCCCAACATCGACCTGGAGGTGCGCCGCTTCGTCACCCAGGAGGACCTGAGGCGGGCGCTGGTGGAGGACGCGGCGTCCCGCTCCGGGCTCGGCCTGGTCTACGTCGCCACCCGCCGCGCCGCCGAGGAGTACGCCACCGCGCTGCGCGAGGCCGGTCGCAGGGCCGAGCCG
This region of Streptosporangium sp. NBC_01495 genomic DNA includes:
- a CDS encoding PPOX class F420-dependent oxidoreductase translates to MSPKIATNEVVSRDRLLDFLRGRHRALVITARRDGRPQASPVACGVDAEGRIVVSTYPERAKTSNARRDPRVSVVVLSDDFDGPWVQVDGTAEVLDLPEALEPLVDYYRSISGEHPDWDEYRAAMARQGKSLLRVTPERWGPIATGGFPARLA
- a CDS encoding fasciclin domain-containing protein, which encodes MKQKSLLASALTVLALTAVPAAQAVAAPVRIVSPTPLPTDSASPTDSMMPSESAAPTDSMSPEPSGAMTEPFGPGCASLPASGEGSLSEMASQPVATAAAANPSLSTLAQAIEQAGLTETLNSAKDITVFAPTNEAFAKIPKDQLDKLLADKAELTKVLTYHVVEGKKTPEELASGELTTMQGGTLTVKGSGEDFTVNDAKVLCGNIQTSNAVVYLVDKVLMPK
- a CDS encoding Gfo/Idh/MocA family protein; translated protein: MTGPLGVAIVGCGNISHQYLGNLTSFPGVRVVACADLDLDRAGEVAARYGVPVATSPEEAISHPDVELVVNLTIPSAHAEVALAAVRAGRHVYNEKPFTVDRESGARLVEAAAAAGVLLGSAPDTFLGAGLQTAARLVAEGAIGTPLTALTLFQTPGPEAWHPNPEFFFQPGAGPLFDMGPYYLTTLVTLFGPAARVSAVGRRARDERVVGSGPKAGARFPVVVPTHTTALLEFAAGQAATLVFSFDSPLRRTGFVEITGTEATMEVPDPNTFGGEVRLRRADDDEWVPVPTKGTEAGRGLGVLDMAQAIREGRPHRTTGELGLHVLDTMIAIAESAERGEFVEIGSTCRVPAPLPEGWDPAAIRFG